Proteins encoded within one genomic window of Couchioplanes caeruleus:
- a CDS encoding nitrilase-related carbon-nitrogen hydrolase, which translates to MSRVVRAALVQTTWTGDKESMIKAHEDYARQAAAQGAKVICFQELFYGPYFCQVQDAAYYEYAESVPGPTTERFQALAAELGMVMVLPMYEQEQPGVLYNTAAVVDADGSYLGKYRKHHIPQVNGFWEKFYFRPGNLGFPVFDTAVGKVGVYICYDRHFPEGWRALGLNGAEIVFNPSATSRGLSSYLWQLEQPASAVANEYFVGAINRVGVESLGDNDFYGQSYFVDPEGKFVGEVGDTHKPELIVRDLDMSLLHTVRDRWQFYRDRRPDAYDGLVAP; encoded by the coding sequence ATGAGCAGGGTGGTCCGCGCCGCCCTCGTCCAGACGACCTGGACGGGCGACAAGGAATCGATGATCAAGGCGCACGAGGACTATGCTCGGCAAGCCGCCGCCCAAGGCGCGAAGGTGATCTGTTTCCAGGAGCTGTTCTACGGCCCCTACTTCTGCCAGGTCCAGGACGCCGCCTACTACGAGTACGCGGAGTCGGTCCCCGGACCCACCACCGAACGCTTCCAGGCCCTCGCCGCCGAGCTCGGCATGGTGATGGTCCTGCCCATGTACGAGCAGGAGCAGCCCGGCGTCCTCTACAACACCGCCGCGGTGGTCGACGCGGACGGCTCGTACCTCGGCAAGTACCGCAAGCACCACATCCCGCAGGTGAACGGCTTCTGGGAGAAGTTCTACTTCCGCCCCGGCAACCTGGGCTTCCCGGTGTTCGACACGGCGGTCGGCAAGGTGGGCGTCTACATCTGCTACGACCGGCACTTCCCTGAGGGCTGGCGGGCGCTCGGCCTGAACGGCGCGGAGATCGTCTTCAACCCCTCGGCCACCAGCCGCGGCCTGTCGTCGTACCTGTGGCAGCTCGAGCAGCCGGCCAGCGCGGTGGCCAACGAGTACTTCGTCGGCGCGATCAACCGGGTCGGCGTCGAGTCGCTCGGCGACAACGACTTCTACGGCCAGTCGTACTTCGTGGACCCGGAGGGCAAGTTCGTCGGTGAGGTCGGCGACACCCACAAGCCGGAGCTGATCGTCCGCGACCTCGACATGAGCCTGCTCCACACGGTCCGCGACCGCTGGCAGTTCTACCGCGACCGCCGCCCGGACGCCTACGACGGGCTGGTGGCTCCGTGA
- a CDS encoding PLP-dependent aminotransferase family protein, with amino-acid sequence MLGLIADAVDDRSARGIAAAVSRLVSAGDLPTGARLPTVRDVARALGVSPTTVSEAWQSLAQAGAIQTRGRSGSFVAAPVLPRGRMRYARLASGLGNVTRDFSTGVPDHDLLPSLAGSLARVGDARLTTSYLDAAVLPPLETALRQRWPYPPDRLTVVDGALDALDRVIAAVVRFGDHVLVENPTFPPVLDLLEAAGATVVGVPMDEHGMRPDALGAALTAYDPVAVFLQPRAHNPTGTGLSARRVAELAAELAAYPQVTIVEDDHAGAIASAPPVSLGTQLPDRTVHIAGFSKSHGPDLRLAALGGPAEVITAVADRRLLGPGWSSRLLQAVLLDLLTSPEAAAQIEAARDTYTRRRTTLLRELAERGVSATAADGINLWMTVEDEQAAMLSLAAHGIAVAPGAPFCVTPLGADHVRITVGLIHDDHAELAGIFAAAARAGSGGGTRARPYPRGWR; translated from the coding sequence ATGCTCGGGCTCATCGCGGACGCGGTCGACGACCGCAGTGCCCGGGGCATCGCCGCCGCCGTCAGCCGTCTGGTCAGCGCCGGAGACCTGCCGACCGGGGCGCGGCTGCCGACGGTGCGCGACGTGGCCCGGGCGCTGGGCGTCAGCCCGACCACGGTGAGCGAGGCCTGGCAGAGCCTGGCCCAGGCCGGGGCGATCCAGACCCGCGGCCGGTCCGGCTCGTTCGTCGCCGCCCCGGTCCTGCCGCGCGGACGGATGCGCTACGCCCGCCTCGCGAGCGGCCTCGGCAACGTCACCCGCGACTTCTCCACCGGGGTGCCCGACCACGACCTGCTGCCGAGCCTCGCCGGCTCCCTCGCGCGCGTCGGCGACGCCCGGCTCACCACGAGCTACCTCGACGCGGCCGTGCTGCCCCCGCTGGAGACGGCGCTGCGGCAGCGCTGGCCGTACCCGCCGGACCGGCTGACCGTCGTCGACGGCGCGCTCGACGCCCTGGACCGGGTGATCGCGGCCGTGGTGCGCTTCGGCGACCACGTGCTCGTCGAGAATCCCACCTTCCCGCCGGTGCTGGACCTGCTCGAGGCGGCCGGTGCCACGGTGGTCGGCGTGCCGATGGACGAGCACGGCATGCGTCCGGACGCGCTGGGCGCCGCGCTGACGGCGTACGATCCGGTCGCGGTCTTCCTGCAACCGCGGGCGCACAACCCGACCGGGACCGGACTCTCCGCCCGGCGCGTCGCCGAGCTCGCCGCCGAGCTGGCCGCCTACCCGCAGGTGACGATCGTCGAGGACGACCACGCCGGCGCCATCGCCTCCGCCCCGCCGGTGAGCCTCGGCACCCAGCTTCCGGACCGGACCGTGCACATCGCCGGCTTCTCCAAGAGCCACGGCCCCGACCTGCGGCTCGCGGCGCTCGGCGGGCCCGCCGAGGTGATCACCGCGGTCGCCGACCGACGCCTGCTCGGCCCCGGCTGGTCCAGCCGCCTCCTGCAGGCCGTGCTCCTGGACCTGCTGACCTCGCCGGAGGCCGCCGCGCAGATCGAGGCCGCGCGCGACACGTACACCCGGCGGCGCACGACGCTGCTCCGCGAGCTGGCGGAGCGCGGCGTGAGCGCCACCGCGGCCGACGGGATCAACCTCTGGATGACCGTCGAGGACGAACAGGCCGCGATGCTCTCGCTCGCCGCGCACGGCATCGCCGTGGCACCCGGCGCGCCCTTCTGCGTCACGCCGCTCGGCGCCGACCATGTCCGGATCACGGTCGGCCTGATCCACGACGACCACGCCGAGCTGGCCGGCATCTTCGCCGCCGCCGCCCGCGCCGGATCCGGTGGCGGTACGCGTGCCCGGCCGTACCCGCGCGGCTGGCGATAG
- the hydA gene encoding dihydropyrimidinase → MSILIKGGTVVGPTGPVAADVLVDGETIAAIYAPGRGPAEGVEVIDATGKYVIPGAVDAHTHMELPFGGTHASDTFDTGTKAAAIGGTTTIIDFAVQRYGEVVQDGLAAWHGKAQGNCHIDYAFHMIMGGIDDESLKAMDHLVADEGISSFKLFMAYPGVFYSDDGQILRAMQKARDNGAMIMVHAENGPAIDVLVKQALERGETAPVHHGLTRPQELEAEATSRAIWLASVAADCPLYIVHLSASKALEQVRNARDLGRNVFAETCPQYLYLTLEDQLGAPGFEGAKWVCSTPLRSKHETHRADLWQGLRTNDLSVVSTDHCPFCFKDQKELGLGDFSKIPNGIGSVEHRVDLLYQGVVDGKLSLARWVETIATTPARMFGLYPRKGVIAPGSDADIVLYDPNGRTRISVETHHMNMDHSAWEGWEIDGKVDTVLSRGEVISSGGEYTGRAGRGRYVARGLSDYLL, encoded by the coding sequence GTGAGCATTCTGATCAAGGGCGGGACGGTTGTCGGGCCGACCGGGCCGGTCGCGGCGGACGTGCTGGTGGACGGCGAGACCATCGCGGCGATCTACGCGCCCGGGCGCGGCCCCGCGGAGGGTGTCGAGGTCATCGACGCCACCGGGAAGTACGTGATCCCCGGGGCGGTGGACGCGCACACGCACATGGAGCTGCCGTTCGGCGGCACGCACGCGAGCGACACCTTCGACACCGGCACCAAGGCCGCAGCGATCGGCGGCACCACCACGATCATCGACTTCGCGGTGCAGCGCTACGGCGAGGTGGTCCAGGACGGCCTGGCCGCGTGGCACGGCAAGGCCCAGGGCAACTGCCACATCGACTACGCCTTCCACATGATCATGGGCGGGATCGACGACGAGTCGCTCAAGGCCATGGACCACCTCGTGGCCGACGAGGGCATCAGCAGCTTCAAGCTGTTCATGGCGTATCCGGGAGTCTTCTACTCCGACGACGGCCAGATCCTGCGCGCCATGCAGAAGGCGCGGGACAACGGCGCCATGATCATGGTGCACGCCGAGAACGGGCCCGCCATCGACGTCCTCGTCAAGCAGGCCCTCGAGCGCGGCGAGACCGCCCCGGTCCACCACGGCCTGACCCGGCCGCAGGAGCTCGAGGCCGAGGCGACCAGCCGGGCCATCTGGCTGGCGTCGGTGGCCGCCGACTGCCCGCTCTACATCGTGCATCTCAGCGCCTCCAAGGCCCTGGAACAGGTGCGGAACGCGCGCGACCTGGGCCGCAACGTCTTCGCCGAGACCTGCCCGCAGTACCTGTATCTCACCCTGGAGGACCAGCTCGGCGCGCCCGGCTTCGAAGGCGCCAAGTGGGTCTGCTCGACGCCGCTGCGCAGCAAGCACGAGACCCACCGGGCCGACCTCTGGCAGGGCCTGCGGACCAACGACCTGTCCGTGGTGTCGACCGATCACTGCCCCTTCTGCTTCAAGGACCAGAAGGAGCTGGGCCTCGGCGACTTCTCCAAGATCCCGAACGGGATCGGCAGCGTCGAACACCGGGTCGACCTGCTCTACCAGGGCGTGGTGGACGGCAAGCTGTCGCTGGCCCGCTGGGTCGAGACGATCGCGACCACCCCGGCCCGGATGTTCGGCCTCTATCCGAGGAAGGGCGTCATCGCGCCCGGCTCGGACGCCGACATCGTGCTCTACGACCCGAACGGGCGTACCCGGATCAGCGTCGAGACGCACCACATGAACATGGACCACTCCGCCTGGGAGGGCTGGGAGATCGACGGCAAGGTGGACACCGTCCTCTCCCGCGGCGAGGTGATCAGCTCCGGCGGCGAGTACACGGGCCGCGCCGGTCGCGGTCGCTACGTCGCCCGCGGCCTGTCCGACTACCTGCTGTAA